In the Pseudochaenichthys georgianus chromosome 1, fPseGeo1.2, whole genome shotgun sequence genome, one interval contains:
- the dand5 gene encoding DAN domain family member 5: protein MAFSISLVFLSSWTAVALTFPHNAFDNIIKGSRVEFESSGSGPSEPVRGIVRVVQLDPRTLAQSGFLRAGLTSRRVPSLNSRLSFPAFLSHGRPGLAPASKTSMSPLHLLQPKGHTQMDLKKRQGLQMWQRAVHKGDKITLPVNLKDTKQTCTAVPFTQRVTADGCDTVTVHNRLCFGQCSSLFVPSVGEFSGLGTVTGALHHRAPCSRCSPSKVHNVAVPLRCGAQVRLKQVMVVEECKCETGREEKSAEGSALAHL from the exons ATGGCTTTTTCTATTAGCCTTGTCTTTTTGTCAAGCTGGACAGCTGTAGCTCTTACATTCCCTCACAATGCTTTTGACAACATTATTAAAGGGTCAAGAGTCGAATTTGAATCATCTGGCAGCGGACCGAGTGAACCTGTCCGGGGAATAGTGAGGGTTGTGCAGCTGGACCCTCGTACCCTGGCCCAGTCAGGGTTCCTGAGAGCGGGGCTCACATCCAGAAGAGTCCCTTCCCTCAACTCCAGGCTCTCCTTCCCTGCTTTCCTGTCTCACGGGCGTCCAGGGCTGGCCCCAGCTTCCAAGACCTCAATGAGTCCGTTACACCTCCTGCAACCTAAAGGCCACACTCAGATGGATCTGAAGAAGAGACAAGGCCTGCAGATGTGGCAGAGAGCCGTCCATAAAGGAGACAAGATAACTCTGCCTGTCAACCTGAAGGACACCAAACAGACATGCACTGCAGTGCCTTTTACTCAG CGTGTGACGGCAGACGGATGCGACACGGTGACGGTGCACAACAGGCTGTGTTTCGGCCAGTGCAGCTCGCTGTTCGTCCCATCCGTTGGGGAGTTTTCCGGGCTGGGAACTGTGACAGGGGCCCTCCACCACCGGGCCCCCTGCTCCCGCTGCTCCCCGTCCAAAGTTCATAATGTGGCTGTGCCCCTGCGCTGTGGAGCCCAGGTCCGGCTGAAGCAGGTGATGGTGGTGGAGGAGTGCAAGTGTGAGACGGGTCGAGAGGAAAAAAGTGCTGAGGGTTCAGCTCTCGCACATCTGTAA
- the tspan34a gene encoding tetraspanin 34a produces the protein MCCSGFLKMMMFIFNGGIFLAGVVILGVGVWVKVDSGSLLGLVEDMDGAPSGLSQLANVAYLLIAVGAVLLLIGFLGCCGAVKESRCMLLTFFSIVLILFLVEVAGAVVLLVFDDLAEDLLGHLEGEVKQSIRNQYGRTEGFTSLWDATMEEFTCCGYKNYTDFEGSLFNELGMDLYPQTCCNQTITVGVCNTLEAERSNIDGCFQKLLQLIEENAVIIVAVILGIAALEIAAMVVSMVLYKQIGNKA, from the exons TTGGCAGGTGTAGTCATCCTGGGTGTGGGAGTGTGGGTGAAGGTGGACAGTGGTTCTCTGCTGGGGTTAGTGGAGGACATGGATGGCGCTCCGTCTGGTTTATCCCAGCTGGCAAATGTCGCCTACCTGCTCATCGCCGTGGGTGCTGTGCTGCTGCTGATCGGCTTCCTGGGCTGCTGTGGAGCTGTCAAGGAGAGCAGGTGTATGCTGCTGACG TTCTTCAGTATTGTGCTGATTCTCTTCCTCGTCGAGGTCGCAGGAGCTGTGGTGCTGCTCGTCTTCGATGATTTG GCCGAGGATCTCCTTGGTCACCTAGAAGGTGAAGTCAAACAAAGCATCAGAAATCAGTATGGAAGAACTGAAGGCTTCACTTCTCTTTGGGATGCCACCATGGAGGAG TTTACATGCTGCGGATACAAGAACTACACAGATTTTGAAGGATCCCTTTTCAATGAGCTGGGAATGGATCTTTATCCACAAACATGTTGTAACCAAACCATCACCGTTGGCGTGTGCAACACACTCGAAGCAGAACGTTCG AATATTGATGGCTGCTTCCAGAAGCTTCTGCAGCTGATAGAGGAAAATGCTGTGATCATTGTTGCTGTGATTCTTGGAATTGCTGCTCTTGAG ATTGCTGCCATGGTGGTTTCCATGGTTCTCTACAAGCAGATTGGCAACAAGGCATGA